Proteins from a genomic interval of Uloborus diversus isolate 005 chromosome 4, Udiv.v.3.1, whole genome shotgun sequence:
- the LOC129221491 gene encoding carnosine N-methyltransferase-like, which yields MARFPDVDPSKLPQGLEFSMAAGNYLEIYNVNDSWDCIVSCFFLDTANNILDYIEKTWNILKPGGFWINLGPLLYHHADLPNEKSIEPSYEEIREIILKYGFNMLKEEVNIPTPYSQNPHSMMSYEYRSVYFVCQKPYLENSIVQKSFEKNH from the exons ATGGCCAGGTTTCCAGACGTAGATCCCAGTAAATTGCCTCAAGGTCTCGAGTTTTCTATGGCTGCTGGGAATTATCTAGAGATCTATAATGTCAATG attcttgGGATTGCATAGTATCATGTTTCTTCTTGGATACTGCTAATAATATATTAGATTATATTGAGAAAACATGGAATATTTTGAAACCTGGAGGCTTTTGGATTAATTTAGGACCTTTATTATACCATCATGCTGATTTGCCAAACGAAAAGTCGATAGAGCCCAGCTATGAAGAAATTAGAGAAATTATATTGAAATATGGATTTAACATGCTT AAAGAAGAAGTTAACATTCCTACTCCGTATTCACAAAATCCACATTCAATGATGTCATACGAATATAGAAGCGTGTACTTTGTGTGTCAAAAGCCATACCTCGAAAATAGCATTGTACAGAAATCATTTGAGAAAAACCACTAG